One window of Lawsonibacter asaccharolyticus genomic DNA carries:
- a CDS encoding dihydroxyacetone kinase, with product MSVVKNKNGRGILLAMVHSIQQNKQLLGDVDGLIGDGDHGMNMNKGFTLYEEQLGDQDTSLSDGLFDLGSVLLNKIGGSMGPIYGTIFMEMSSVIEDVEDITLETFSEMLRSGLDGLYKIVDARPGDKTLVDTLYPVCQYVREAANAQTDFSAALEEMKQVAEQGKQSTKDLTAKYGRAARLGERSRGVLDAGATSCCILLQAMADGMKSVLEN from the coding sequence ATGTCGGTGGTAAAAAACAAAAACGGTCGTGGTATTTTATTGGCAATGGTCCACTCTATACAGCAAAACAAGCAGCTGCTGGGAGATGTGGACGGACTAATCGGCGACGGCGACCACGGCATGAACATGAACAAGGGATTTACCTTGTACGAAGAACAGCTGGGGGATCAAGACACTTCGCTTTCAGACGGACTGTTCGATCTGGGATCTGTTCTGCTGAATAAAATCGGCGGGTCCATGGGGCCGATATACGGCACCATTTTCATGGAAATGTCCTCTGTCATAGAAGATGTTGAGGATATTACGCTGGAAACATTCAGTGAAATGCTCCGCTCCGGCCTGGATGGGCTTTATAAGATTGTTGACGCCCGTCCCGGTGACAAGACTCTCGTCGATACGCTTTATCCTGTTTGCCAATATGTCCGTGAAGCAGCAAATGCCCAAACGGATTTTTCTGCAGCATTGGAGGAGATGAAGCAGGTCGCGGAGCAGGGAAAGCAGTCTACGAAAGACCTGACGGCGAAGTATGGGAGGGCGGCACGGCTGGGAGAGCGTTCCCGCGGTGTGCTGGACGCCGGAGCCACCTCCTGCTGCATTCTCCTGCAGGCCATGGCAGATGGAATGAAGTCCGTACTGGAGAACTGA
- a CDS encoding PTS-dependent dihydroxyacetone kinase — MQRIMNNPDDIVDEMLAGFVKCHSDIVKLVKTGEENPRGVVAAVDAPIADKVGIVTGGGSGHKPAFIGYVGKNMCDAAAVGEICSSPAALAFLEAFRAADGGRGIACLYGNYSGDNMNVKMAVKMAKREGLTVKTVVANDDVASAPKDQREKRRGVAGEIFMWKCAGAKAAKGGTLDEVISAAQKAIDHCRSVGIGLTPCTLPAVGHPNFEIKEGTMEVGIGHHGEPGIEVCPIESAKQMAKRMLDIVLPDYPFQSGDEVAVLVSGLGATPLMEVYVLYHEIESILEEKGIRIYRHYAGNFFTSLDMMGATVTVMKLDEELKELMDMDAWTMGFKQN; from the coding sequence ATGCAACGAATCATGAACAATCCGGACGATATTGTTGATGAAATGCTTGCCGGCTTCGTAAAATGCCATAGTGATATCGTAAAATTGGTCAAAACCGGAGAGGAAAATCCAAGAGGCGTTGTAGCTGCAGTGGATGCGCCCATCGCGGATAAGGTTGGGATCGTTACGGGGGGCGGCTCTGGGCATAAACCGGCCTTTATCGGTTATGTCGGAAAAAATATGTGTGATGCTGCTGCGGTGGGGGAGATATGTTCCTCCCCGGCAGCGCTGGCTTTCCTGGAGGCTTTCCGCGCCGCTGACGGCGGCCGGGGTATCGCCTGCCTGTACGGAAACTACTCCGGCGACAACATGAATGTAAAAATGGCGGTCAAGATGGCCAAACGTGAAGGGCTGACCGTAAAGACTGTGGTCGCAAACGATGATGTGGCATCTGCGCCAAAAGATCAGCGGGAAAAGCGTCGTGGCGTTGCCGGCGAGATTTTTATGTGGAAATGCGCAGGAGCTAAGGCGGCAAAGGGCGGTACATTAGATGAGGTCATCTCCGCGGCACAGAAGGCGATCGACCACTGCAGAAGCGTTGGGATCGGCCTGACCCCATGTACTCTTCCCGCAGTGGGGCATCCGAACTTCGAGATCAAAGAGGGAACCATGGAGGTCGGGATCGGGCACCATGGGGAACCGGGCATTGAAGTTTGTCCGATCGAAAGCGCGAAGCAGATGGCCAAGCGCATGCTCGACATCGTGCTGCCTGATTATCCCTTCCAGAGTGGGGACGAGGTTGCCGTACTGGTGTCCGGCTTAGGGGCTACACCTTTGATGGAGGTCTATGTCCTCTATCATGAGATCGAATCCATCCTGGAGGAGAAGGGGATTCGGATCTATCGCCATTATGCTGGGAATTTCTTTACCTCACTGGACATGATGGGAGCTACGGTGACTGTTATGAAGCTGGATGAGGAGCTGAAAGAATTGATGGATATGGATGCCTGGACGATGGGTTTCAAACAGAATTGA